The following are from one region of the Magallana gigas chromosome 6, xbMagGiga1.1, whole genome shotgun sequence genome:
- the LOC105327569 gene encoding organic cation transporter protein, with translation MASIDSVSSAAINDTRRTKHGLDRDYIYGRWGPYQRLQLAFTYFHLLETTFQLMIGVFIAYSPGFQCASSDHKNQSLTNTSFGTTYETCDKKMYRNGSIRHGLKSVQGCFEYVYFLKKHSTIVTEFDLVCDQAYLAELIQAVLMAGQIAGAVFVSPVCDRMGRKTVHLSCNLLTLIIGISAAFAPNYTILVILKFILGVLQQGMVMSGVVLTLEIFPERIRFQAAIWGAFVTSSGLVVMTGIAYLLQNFSWRYLQITLSCFSLLSLIQYWTQDESLRWLIVNGKMKRIEKILLKVAKWNKLDYEDLMQNVKHKMATVRDGKEETNETLLQNENTHYKAEKYSIKTILHTRSILIISSMMCFIW, from the exons ATGGCTTCTATTGATTCTGTATCTTCGGCAGCTATTAATGACACAAGAAGGACGAAACATGGGTTGGACAGAGATTACAT CTATGGTCGGTGGGGACCATACCAAAGACTACAACTGGCATTTACCTACTTCCATCTCTTGGAAACAACGTTCCAGCTAATGATCGGAGTGTTTATTG CGTATTCACCGGGATTTCAATGCGCATCCTCGGATCACAAAAACCAGTCTCTGACTAATACATCTTTTGGGACCACGTACGAAACGTGTGACAAGAAAATGTATAGAAATGGTTCCATACGACATGGATTGAAGTCTGTTCAGGGGTGTTTTGAATACGTgtactttttaaagaaacataGTACCATCGTTACTGAG TTTGATCTGGTATGCGATCAGGCCTATTTAGCAGAACTAATTCAGGCAGTGCTAATGGCAGGTCAGATAGCTGGGGCAGTCTTTGTTTCGCCAGTCTGTGACAGGATGGGACGGAAGACTGTTCATCTCTCCTGTAACCTGTTAACCTTGATCATAGGAATAAGTGCTGCATTTGCCCCGAACTACACCATACTGGTTATCTTGAAGTTTATATTGGGTGTCTTGCAGcag GGGATGGTTATGTCAGGGGTGGTCCTAACATTAGAAATATTTCCTGAACGCATCCGATTTCAGGCAGCAATATGGGGAGCCTTTGTAACCTCCAGCGGATTGGTCGTCATGACTGGCATTGCATACCTGTTACAAAACTTTTCGTGGAGATACTTGCAAATAACCTTAAGTTGCTTTTCACTTCTAAGTCTTATTCAGTATTG GACTCAGGACGAATCACTAAGATGGTTGATTGTAAATGGGAAAATGAAGAggatagaaaaaatattactcAAAGTAGCGAAGTGGAACAAACTAGACTACGAGGATCTAATGCAAAATGTTAAACATAAAATGGCAACCGTTAGGGATGGAAAAGAGGAAACAAATGAAACACTGTTACAGAACGAAAATACTCATTACAAAGCAGAGAAATATTCTATAAAGACGATCTTACACACTAGGTCAATCCTGATTATATCTTCAATGATGTGTTTTATTTGGTAA